The genomic region GAAGATGACTTATTATAATTTCTGTGTTTCTTTAATTCTGTTGTAATTTGTTTTCATATCAATGAAATTtccatatttttctaaaaaaaaaaacaaaaacaaaaacaactacTAGTCTAATGCTTGATGCTACCGACACTGTGTAAATTTATTacctagaaaaaagaaaagaaaagaaaaaaaaacaaacatcaaGCTCGTGCTTTGCAATTTTACCAATTCCTCCATTGAAGTTTGAAAGACACGGGAAACAGCTTCTCACGCACATCCCTATCTTACATAAATCATCGTCAACaatgaaaattcaataataGGCGCATCCCCACACACAAGATTGCATTCGTAAGAACATGACAAAATAAGAAGTTTTTTAGTCATTTCCTCATAGTTAGGTAGATACCCTTTGAAATAAGCAAAAAGTCGCATCTCTCGTTCTCTTATCCTTTTCACACTAgttgttgggttttgttgtgTTGTGTACTCAAAAACCAGCCACCACAACAACATATGGATAAACGCAAACTCAAGCCCAAATaataaccaaaaccaaaaactttctgaaaaacccaaaaaccatgGAAGTAAAGCGCCGAACGGTGAAGACCCTGGTGACAAAACTGGGGTCAGTGTCAGAACGAACCAGAGTCGACGCCTTGTGCGAGCTTCGGCTGATGACAAAGCTCGAAGCAGAGAGCCGACCTCTAATAGCAGAAGCCGGCGCCGTCCCTTACTTGGCCGAAACTCTCTACTCTTCGTCCCATTCTTCACAGGACAACGCGGCCGCCACCCTCCTCAACCTCTCGATCTCCTCACGCGCCACCTTAATGTCCACGCGCGGCCTCCTCGACGCCATCTCTCACATCCTCCGCCACCACGCCTCCACGTCTTACGCCTCCGCCGTGCAGTCCGCCGCCGCCACTCTCCACAGCCTCCTCATTGTCGACGAGTACCGACCCATCATAGGTTCGAAGCGGGACATCATATATTCTTTGGTGGATATTGTGAAACATGTCGGATCTCCTACGAGGTCGGTGAAGGACGCGTTAAAAGCGTTGTTTGGGATCGCGCTTTATCCGCTGAATCGAAAGACGGTTATAGAGTTAGGTGGGGTTGGGACCTTGTTCTCGTTGGTCATGAAGGATTTGGCGGTTGGGGTAGTTGAAGACGCCACGGCGGTTATAGCCCAAATAGCCGGGTGTGAGGAGAGCGAAGAAGCGTTTCGAAAAGTCTCGGGTGTTGGGTTGTTGGTGGATTTGTTGGATGGAGCAACGAGCTCTAGTATGAGAATCAAGGAGAATTCGGTTGGGGCTTTGTTGAATTTGGTGAGGTGTGGGAGTGAGAAGGTTGGGAGAGAAGTTAGGGAAATGGGGTTGGGTATGGGTGTGGTGGAGGGGATTGCTGACGTGGCGGAGGAGGGGAGTgggaaagggaaaggaaaagcTGTGGCTCTTTTGAA from Castanea sativa cultivar Marrone di Chiusa Pesio chromosome 11, ASM4071231v1 harbors:
- the LOC142614786 gene encoding U-box domain-containing protein 16, whose amino-acid sequence is MEVKRRTVKTLVTKLGSVSERTRVDALCELRLMTKLEAESRPLIAEAGAVPYLAETLYSSSHSSQDNAAATLLNLSISSRATLMSTRGLLDAISHILRHHASTSYASAVQSAAATLHSLLIVDEYRPIIGSKRDIIYSLVDIVKHVGSPTRSVKDALKALFGIALYPLNRKTVIELGGVGTLFSLVMKDLAVGVVEDATAVIAQIAGCEESEEAFRKVSGVGLLVDLLDGATSSSMRIKENSVGALLNLVRCGSEKVGREVREMGLGMGVVEGIADVAEEGSGKGKGKAVALLKVIYGGNGCVVRDERFESLLNQGSS